DNA from Rhodobacteraceae bacterium M382:
TCATCTGATCGACCAGGGGTTCAAGGCCGACAGGCTGGCCGACATCGGATGTGGTACAGCTGTTCTGGCCATGGCTGGTGCGCGGGTGTGGGATGGGACGTTCCTTGCGTCCGACATCGACCAGGTCGCCGTCGATGTCGCGGTGGCGAATTTGGACGCCAATGGTATGGCCGGAGCCGTGCAATGTCTGGAGGCGGCAGGCTTTGATCACCCGGATCTGCAAGCCCATGCACCTTATGATCTGGTCTTTGCCAATATTCTGAAAGGCCCACTGGTCGCATTGGCACCGGACCTCACTGCGCATCTGCGCCCGGGGGGATATGCCATTTTGTCAGGGATTCTGAACGAACAGGCCGAAGACGTGACAAATGTCTATATTCAGAATGGAAACAATCTTGTCCGTTCTCAGGAAATTGGTGATTGGACGACGCTGCTTTTGCAGAAGAAGGCATGATTTAGGCAAGTTTTAGGGGCATTTTAGGCACTTGCCCCATTTCTGCCACAATTCAATCTCAGTTTTATGCATCCACTGGTGGGGGCCAGTTTGGAGGCTGCCATGAGCGAGGAAGCTCTTCAGTTCAAAAATCGCTTGCGTCGTCTGGAACGCAAGCACACTGCAATGTCCAACGGGTATCGCGCTCAGCTGCGATCCGATGGCCTGATCATGATGACGCCTCAGCGCAAGAAGTCTGCGATTTCCGGCCGGGCTGTCATTATGTTTGTTCTGGCGTTTCTGGCATTCAAGGGATTCTTGATCGCCAATATCGGGATTGAGGGATATCAGGATCGAGTTGATCGCCTGCGATCCGGAAATGCGGTGGAAGCTGCCGGATCCTGGGTCATGCAGATTGACCCCGCATCAGAGCTGATCGCTGAAAAGATTGGACCCGTGCTGCGCTGAGCCCTGCGACGTACATGTTTTGTACGGACTGACACAAGGGATCGCACAATTTGTGCGGTCCCTTGTCTGTGTTTGCCCGGTTTCTTGTCGGGCAAGACGCGCCGATGCACCCTGATCCAGGCACCTTTCGGGCGCTTCTACGTGATTTGAAATCAGGTGCCCAAGGCGGTTCGAGCGGACTTGGCTCGTGGCAATGAAAAACGCCGCACAACTTGCGTTGTACGGCGCTCTGAATAACCCCGAGGGAGGAATTGGGGTCAGGAATGTATCCTGCTCAGAAAACCCGGTTCGATTGCGAAACATAGTCGATATCGCCGCGGATCATGCCGATATCTTCCAGTTCGCGATCCGTCAGGTCAGACAGTGCGTTGCGTGTGACGCGGGCGTCATTCCATTCAACAATCGCCGCTGCAATTGCCGAGAAAGTCGCGCCGATACGACCGGCGAAGCCCAACGAGCCATAAGTACGAGTAGTGTCGAATGCAGCCATATCCTCTGTCCTTTTATTTGAGTTTCAGTTTTGCGTTTCGATGAGGGGCATGTAGGGCTGTCTTTTGGCATGAGCAAGGGATGAATATGCAAGGGTCATATGCATTTTCAGCATAGCTCGGACCCTATAATATTAAGGCTGAAACACTTGTGATCGCGGCACAGGGAAAATGTCGTTTTCGCGCTCGGAATGGGTCGAATCCAGACCTCTTGCAGAGCTGTTTGCTACAAAATGGATCACGGCAAAAGCTTTGGACATGTTCGCGTTTTGTGCTATTGGGTCGAAAACAATCGAAAAAAACTGGCGGGCGGGGTCTTGTATGCGAATTTTGGGCATTGATCCGGGGTTGAGAACCCTGGGATGGGGCGTCATCGAATCGCGCGGAAGCAAACTGAGCCATGTCGCCAACGGGCTGTGCAAGTCGGATGGGGACGATTTGGGCGAACGCCTGTTGTCGCTTTATAACCAAGTGAAAGAGGTGATCGACGCCTATCAGCCCGATCAGGCCGCGATTGAACAGACATTCGTCAACAAAGATGGCGCTGGCACCCTGAAGTTGGGTCAGGCGCGCGGGGTGGCCTTGCTGACATTGGCGCAGGCCGGATTGCCCGTCGGAGAATACGCCCCCAATCGGGTCAAGAAAACGGTTGTCGGCGTCGGCCACGCGGAAAAGGAACAGGTCCTGCATATGGTCAAGCTGCAATTGCCCGGGTGTGAACCAAAGGGGCCCGATGCCTCGGATGCGCTCGCCATTGCGATTTGCCACGCCTATTATGGGGCGGTTCAAACGATGCGGATCAAGGAGGTCGGGGCATGATTGGCAAGCTCATCGGTCGGCTGGACTACCGGACGCAGGACCATGTGCTGATTGATGTGCGTGGGGTCGGCTATATCGTCTATTGCTCGGATCGCACCATGGCGAGCTTGCCCGGGGTGGGCGAAGCTGTAGCGCTCTATACGGATATGGTGGTGCGCGAAGATCTGATGCAGCTGTACGGTTTCACGTCGCTGGTCGAAAAGGAATGGCACAGGCTGCTCTGTTCGGTGCAGGGGGTTGGGGCCAAGGTGTCTTTGGCCATTCTCGGGACATTGGGCACCGACGGGGTCAGTCGCGCCATCGCATTGGGCGACTGGGCGACCGTCAAGGCGGCCAAAGGCGTTGGTCCCAAAACCGCGCAACGGATCGTGCTGGATCTCAAGGACAAGGCACCGGGTGTGATGGCGATGGGCGGGACAGTTGCCGAAGCCCTGGATGGGCCGGAATTGTCCGTTGTCGAGGATTTCGACGCACCCAAACCCACAAAGGTTTCCCAGCCACGCAAGCCATCAAAGCAGGCGCAGGACGCCCAGGCACAGGCGGGTGCCTTGTCGGCTCTGTCCAACCTCGGGTATGGACCCAGCGAGGCAGCGGCGGCCGTGGCAGAGGCGGCGGCGACAGAGACTGATGCTGGCGAGACGGATCTGATCAAGGCGGCGCTGAAATTGTTGGCACCCAAGTCGTGAGCTGCACATGCTCCATCCCGGCGTCCATCCCGGCCAGCGTGCGCGCAGGAGATGAGAGATGATTGACGCAGATCCCGCCCTGAGGCCAGCCCCTTTGCCCGAAGACAATGACCGTGCCTTGCGACCTCAGGGGTTGGACGAGTTCATTGGCCAGGCCGAAGCGCGATCGAACCTGCGGGTGTTCGTGCAATCAGCACGACAGCGTGGCGAGGCCATGGACCATACTTTGTTTTACGGCCCGCCAGGGTTGGGCAAGACCACTTTGGCCCAGATCATGGCGCGTGAATTGGGGGTGAATTTCCGCATGACCTCGGGGCCGGTTCTGGCCAAGGCGGGGGATCTGGCGGCCATCCTGACCAACCTGGAGGCGCGGGACGTTCTGTTTATCGACGAAATTCACCGCCTGAACCCGGTGGTCGAAGAGGTGCTTTATCCAGCGATGGAGGATTTCGAGCTGGACCTGGTGATTGGCGAAGGTCCGGCGGCACGGACCGTGCGAATTGAACTGCAGCCCTTTACGCTGGTCGGGGCCACAACGCGGATGGGCCTGTTGACCACGCCGTTGCGGGACAGGTTCGGCATTCCGACGCGGCTCCAGTTCTATACGGTGGACGAACTGCACGAAATCGTGCGCCGCAATGCCCGCAAGCTGGGCGCACCGGCGGATGATGATGGCGCGCGTGAGATCGCCCGCCGCGCCCGCGGCACACCCCG
Protein-coding regions in this window:
- a CDS encoding 50S ribosomal protein L11 methyltransferase, which translates into the protein MPTFTALTTLPGKAPAEKLGEAMERLIPEPTGIGVFEVEDGSGLWEVGAYFTETPDDTALAVLAAAFGAKPFVVSELPETDWVAHVKRELAPVEAGRFFVYGSHDADKVPADKIPLLIEAAMAFGTGHHGTTLGCLLALDHLIDQGFKADRLADIGCGTAVLAMAGARVWDGTFLASDIDQVAVDVAVANLDANGMAGAVQCLEAAGFDHPDLQAHAPYDLVFANILKGPLVALAPDLTAHLRPGGYAILSGILNEQAEDVTNVYIQNGNNLVRSQEIGDWTTLLLQKKA
- a CDS encoding DUF1127 domain-containing protein; amino-acid sequence: MAAFDTTRTYGSLGFAGRIGATFSAIAAAIVEWNDARVTRNALSDLTDRELEDIGMIRGDIDYVSQSNRVF
- the ruvC gene encoding crossover junction endodeoxyribonuclease RuvC, producing the protein MRILGIDPGLRTLGWGVIESRGSKLSHVANGLCKSDGDDLGERLLSLYNQVKEVIDAYQPDQAAIEQTFVNKDGAGTLKLGQARGVALLTLAQAGLPVGEYAPNRVKKTVVGVGHAEKEQVLHMVKLQLPGCEPKGPDASDALAIAICHAYYGAVQTMRIKEVGA
- the ruvA gene encoding Holliday junction branch migration protein RuvA; this encodes MIGKLIGRLDYRTQDHVLIDVRGVGYIVYCSDRTMASLPGVGEAVALYTDMVVREDLMQLYGFTSLVEKEWHRLLCSVQGVGAKVSLAILGTLGTDGVSRAIALGDWATVKAAKGVGPKTAQRIVLDLKDKAPGVMAMGGTVAEALDGPELSVVEDFDAPKPTKVSQPRKPSKQAQDAQAQAGALSALSNLGYGPSEAAAAVAEAAATETDAGETDLIKAALKLLAPKS
- the ruvB gene encoding Holliday junction branch migration DNA helicase RuvB, coding for MIDADPALRPAPLPEDNDRALRPQGLDEFIGQAEARSNLRVFVQSARQRGEAMDHTLFYGPPGLGKTTLAQIMARELGVNFRMTSGPVLAKAGDLAAILTNLEARDVLFIDEIHRLNPVVEEVLYPAMEDFELDLVIGEGPAARTVRIELQPFTLVGATTRMGLLTTPLRDRFGIPTRLQFYTVDELHEIVRRNARKLGAPADDDGAREIARRARGTPRIAGRLLRRVVDFAVVEGDGTITRALADSSLSRLGVDHLGLDGADRRYLHLIAENYAGGPVGVETIAAALSESRDAIEEVIEPFLLQQGLVQRTPRGRMLGQKAWDHMGLPMPRKSRDLFE